A genomic segment from Geitlerinema sp. PCC 7407 encodes:
- a CDS encoding histidinol-phosphate transaminase: MLPFIRSDLAQLTAYTPHPGGSEGQPVDPKSLDRLDTNESPYDLPEALKQELGQTYQRLIEANRYPDGGHQALKEAIAEYATEAAHLPKGAIASHQISVGNGSDELIRSLLIATCLGGEGSILVAQPTFSMYGILAKTLGIPVLTIGRSLETFEMDLEAAQKAIAPVDPPQHPPVRTVFVLHPNSPTANPLTEAEIDWLRSLPQNILAVIDEAYFEFSGQSLVGELPEHPNWVILRTFSKAFRLAAHRVGYAIAHPDLVAVLEKVRLPYNLPSFTQAAAQTALLHRHALLTAIPQIVDERDRLLAALGEIPSLQVWPSTANFIFVRPTESAGFSAADLGQGLRTQGTLVRTIADGLRITVGSPQENARTLSRLQSAIAQLNSPELASLS; the protein is encoded by the coding sequence ATGTTGCCCTTTATTCGGTCCGATCTGGCCCAACTAACTGCCTACACGCCCCATCCCGGCGGCAGCGAAGGGCAACCGGTGGATCCCAAAAGCCTCGATCGCTTGGACACCAATGAGAGTCCCTACGATCTGCCCGAGGCCCTCAAGCAAGAGCTCGGTCAAACCTACCAGCGCCTGATCGAGGCGAACCGCTACCCCGACGGCGGTCACCAAGCCCTCAAGGAGGCGATCGCCGAGTACGCCACCGAGGCCGCTCACCTGCCCAAAGGCGCGATCGCCTCCCACCAGATTTCAGTGGGCAATGGCTCTGATGAACTGATTCGATCGCTGCTCATTGCTACCTGCCTGGGCGGCGAAGGTTCCATTTTGGTGGCCCAGCCAACCTTCTCGATGTACGGCATTCTGGCCAAAACTCTGGGAATTCCGGTGCTGACCATTGGGCGATCGCTCGAAACCTTTGAAATGGATCTGGAGGCCGCCCAAAAGGCGATCGCCCCAGTCGATCCCCCTCAGCATCCGCCAGTGCGGACCGTTTTCGTCCTCCACCCCAACTCTCCCACCGCCAACCCCCTCACCGAAGCCGAGATTGACTGGCTGCGCAGCCTGCCCCAAAACATCCTCGCCGTCATCGACGAAGCGTATTTCGAGTTCAGCGGTCAGAGCCTCGTGGGCGAGCTGCCCGAGCATCCCAACTGGGTTATTCTGCGCACCTTTTCCAAGGCATTCCGGCTAGCGGCCCACCGCGTCGGCTACGCCATCGCGCACCCCGACTTGGTCGCCGTTCTTGAGAAAGTGCGGCTTCCCTACAACCTGCCCAGCTTCACCCAGGCAGCAGCCCAGACAGCGCTGCTCCACCGCCACGCACTGCTGACCGCGATTCCCCAGATTGTCGACGAGCGCGATCGCCTGCTGGCCGCCCTCGGGGAAATCCCGTCTTTGCAGGTCTGGCCCAGCACCGCCAACTTCATCTTTGTGCGGCCCACCGAATCCGCTGGCTTTAGCGCGGCGGATCTCGGCCAAGGGCTCCGCACCCAAGGCACCTTGGTGCGCACCATTGCTGACGGCCTCCGGATCACCGTCGGCAGCCCCCAAGAAAACGCCCGCACCCTGAGCCGATTGCAGAGCGCGATCGCCCAGCTAAACAGCCCAGAGCTGGCTTCTCTGTCTTAA
- a CDS encoding ABC transporter ATP-binding protein, with amino-acid sequence MTTELAVCTRGLTKQFERYLAVNDIDLEIPAGDVYGLIGPNGAGKTTLIRLLAAAEEPTIGEIFINGDRLLLDHTSAHLKRRIGYLPDDFPLYEDLSVWDYLDYFARLYQLKNPLRRRRLHDVLELVSLTHKKNSPIASLSRGMKQRLSLARTIIHEPLLLLLDEPVSGLDPIARQQFREVIRALQDVGMTVLISSHVLSDLAELCNAIGIMELGCLVESASLSALYQKFSRQVIEISSSGDLEALERELQRWPNLEDCRRIPETQTLEIHFSGTTDDSAALLRSLIELGLPIYNFHCTQENLEDIFLKLGHQQTS; translated from the coding sequence ATGACGACGGAATTAGCAGTCTGTACCCGTGGCCTGACCAAACAGTTTGAGCGATATTTGGCGGTCAACGATATTGATTTAGAAATTCCAGCGGGGGATGTTTATGGCTTGATCGGTCCCAATGGTGCTGGCAAGACGACGTTGATTCGCCTGCTGGCGGCGGCAGAGGAACCAACGATTGGCGAAATTTTTATCAACGGCGATCGCCTCCTGCTAGACCACACCAGCGCCCACCTCAAGCGCCGCATTGGCTATCTCCCCGATGATTTCCCGCTCTATGAAGACCTGTCGGTCTGGGACTATCTAGACTATTTCGCGCGGCTCTATCAGCTCAAGAACCCCCTGCGGCGGCGGCGCCTGCACGATGTTTTGGAGCTGGTGAGCCTGACCCACAAGAAAAACAGTCCGATCGCCAGCCTCTCGCGGGGCATGAAGCAGCGCCTGAGTCTGGCCCGCACGATTATCCATGAGCCGCTGCTGCTGCTGCTGGATGAGCCGGTTTCGGGTCTCGACCCGATCGCCCGTCAGCAGTTTCGCGAAGTGATCCGGGCGCTGCAAGACGTGGGGATGACCGTGTTGATTTCGTCCCACGTCCTGAGCGACTTGGCCGAGCTGTGCAACGCCATCGGCATCATGGAGCTGGGCTGCCTGGTGGAAAGCGCGTCCCTGAGCGCGCTGTACCAAAAGTTTAGTCGCCAGGTGATTGAGATTTCGAGCTCTGGGGATCTGGAGGCGCTGGAGCGAGAACTCCAGCGCTGGCCAAATCTCGAGGACTGTCGCCGCATTCCAGAGACTCAAACCCTGGAGATTCATTTTTCCGGGACGACGGACGACAGCGCAGCGCTGCTGCGATCGCTCATTGAGCTAGGGCTGCCCATCTACAACTTTCACTGCACGCAGGAAAACTTGGAAGACATCTTCCTCAAGCTGGGCCACCAGCAAACGTCTTAA
- a CDS encoding succinyl-CoA synthetase subunit alpha, giving the protein MNFQPDSKVLIQGIAEPLGASHTPLMKAYGTQVVAGVSSGRGREVLHDIPVFDLVEQAVEAVGEIDATLIFSPPYQALDAALEAIAAGIHQIIIITEGMPPLDMIRLVERAEATDTLVVGPNSPGIIVPGQVLLGTYPADLFTPGPVGIISRSSTLTYEVGLVLTKAGLGQSIVVGIGSDSIVGSSFAQWLQILDEDEHTEAIVLVGEVGGESEEISAQYIKENIDKPVIAYVAGRTAQISKPLGHGAAVQRWHQEVIVDTPISDKGLDIGTAASKIAAFKAAKVPVADRPSKIPSLLEKALKPSAAKAG; this is encoded by the coding sequence ATGAACTTCCAACCCGATAGCAAGGTACTGATTCAGGGCATTGCTGAACCCCTGGGTGCGTCCCATACGCCGCTCATGAAGGCCTATGGCACCCAAGTTGTGGCGGGGGTAAGTTCGGGGCGCGGCCGAGAGGTGCTCCACGATATCCCCGTTTTTGATCTGGTGGAGCAGGCCGTGGAGGCGGTGGGCGAAATTGACGCGACGCTGATTTTTTCGCCGCCCTACCAGGCTCTGGACGCTGCCCTAGAGGCGATCGCCGCTGGCATCCACCAGATCATCATCATCACCGAAGGGATGCCGCCGCTGGACATGATTCGCCTGGTGGAGCGCGCCGAAGCGACCGATACCCTAGTCGTCGGTCCCAACTCGCCCGGCATCATCGTGCCAGGACAGGTTTTGCTGGGAACCTATCCTGCGGACCTCTTCACGCCGGGACCAGTGGGCATCATTAGCCGCAGCAGCACCCTCACCTATGAAGTCGGCCTCGTGCTAACGAAAGCTGGGCTGGGTCAGTCTATTGTGGTGGGGATTGGCAGCGACTCGATTGTCGGATCTTCCTTTGCCCAGTGGCTGCAAATCCTCGACGAGGACGAGCACACCGAGGCCATCGTGCTGGTGGGAGAAGTGGGCGGCGAAAGCGAAGAAATTTCGGCCCAGTACATCAAAGAGAATATCGATAAGCCGGTCATCGCCTATGTGGCGGGTCGAACGGCTCAGATATCGAAGCCTCTGGGGCACGGCGCGGCGGTGCAGCGCTGGCACCAAGAGGTGATTGTTGACACGCCAATTTCCGATAAAGGGCTGGACATCGGTACGGCTGCCAGCAAAATAGCCGCCTTTAAGGCGGCTAAGGTGCCGGTGGCGGATCGCCCCTCGAAGATTCCTAGTCTGCTGGAAAAAGCTCTCAAGCCGTCAGCAGCAAAGGCGGGCTAG
- a CDS encoding succinate--CoA ligase subunit beta, producing the protein MDLLEYQAKELFHQKGIPVLPSQRIEQPKDLKGLKIPYPVVLKSQVRTGGRGKAGGVKFVENTIDAIAAAQTIFHLPIKGEYPKVLLAESKYDAAREFYLAVVLDSTVRRPVLLGSQQGGVGIESTMDHVQHVVVDDGFSSFYARRLAIQMGLQGALIGAVSTIIEKMYRLFIEKDLDLVEINPLGVSASDDVMALDGKVTVNDYALDRHPDISALVANIPGQNQKDRGLLEPLQHLDLVGLEGNIGILCNGTGLTLATMDLVSQAGGKPANLLNVGRETNFEPPAQSLCGRIAQGLEQVARHKGVKVVLVNILGNVTDCEAVSSLIAEWWQRSHQSPRSRSVPQVIVRLVGDRLEAARETLSVIEIPMVEDLEDAVSQAVKLAKA; encoded by the coding sequence ATGGACTTGCTAGAGTATCAGGCCAAGGAACTGTTCCACCAAAAGGGCATTCCCGTTCTACCCTCCCAGCGCATTGAGCAACCCAAAGACCTCAAAGGCCTGAAAATTCCCTATCCCGTAGTGCTCAAGTCCCAAGTGCGGACCGGAGGCCGGGGCAAAGCGGGCGGGGTAAAGTTTGTCGAAAACACCATCGACGCGATCGCCGCTGCCCAGACCATTTTTCATTTGCCGATCAAAGGCGAGTACCCCAAAGTCCTCCTAGCCGAGTCGAAGTACGACGCAGCGCGGGAGTTTTATCTGGCGGTCGTGCTAGACAGCACCGTACGTCGCCCGGTGCTTCTCGGCTCCCAGCAAGGCGGCGTCGGGATCGAGTCCACGATGGATCATGTGCAGCATGTGGTGGTAGATGACGGCTTCTCGTCTTTCTATGCGCGGCGGCTCGCCATCCAGATGGGCCTCCAGGGCGCGCTGATTGGGGCGGTGAGCACCATCATCGAGAAGATGTACCGCCTCTTTATCGAGAAAGACCTGGATCTCGTAGAGATCAACCCCCTGGGCGTCAGCGCCAGTGATGACGTGATGGCCCTCGACGGCAAGGTGACGGTGAATGACTATGCCCTCGATCGCCACCCCGATATCTCAGCGCTGGTGGCCAATATTCCAGGCCAAAATCAAAAAGATCGCGGCTTACTGGAGCCCTTGCAGCACCTGGATTTGGTCGGGCTAGAGGGCAACATCGGCATTTTGTGTAACGGGACAGGGCTGACCTTGGCGACGATGGACTTGGTGTCCCAGGCCGGGGGCAAGCCAGCGAATTTGCTGAATGTGGGGCGCGAGACGAACTTTGAGCCGCCGGCCCAGTCCCTCTGCGGCCGCATTGCCCAGGGACTCGAGCAGGTGGCGCGCCACAAGGGGGTGAAGGTGGTGCTGGTCAATATCTTGGGGAATGTGACGGACTGTGAGGCGGTGTCTTCGCTGATTGCGGAGTGGTGGCAGCGATCGCACCAATCGCCGCGATCGCGCTCGGTCCCCCAGGTGATCGTGCGTCTGGTGGGCGATCGCCTGGAGGCGGCCCGCGAAACCCTAAGCGTCATCGAGATTCCGATGGTCGAAGACCTCGAAGACGCGGTCAGCCAAGCGGTCAAGCTGGCCAAGGCCTAG
- a CDS encoding Spy/CpxP family protein refolding chaperone, with translation MSVRRTSVVAFSVLAMAGAVAIAAPAFFSMPRVALAQNAPNGDREGKETRWLQDLGLSPDQLQQLQSIRGQYREPLQAKRTALRQAQDELRTRMTGDASDDEIRRQFQEVQRLRQEMAELRFESMLAARKIMTDEQRDRFAAKMQEHSRNKKGPRQGQQGMGRGRGRGMGNPGNTP, from the coding sequence ATGTCTGTTCGCCGTACTTCTGTTGTGGCGTTTTCTGTGCTAGCCATGGCCGGTGCTGTGGCGATCGCCGCCCCCGCATTTTTCTCGATGCCCCGTGTCGCCCTCGCCCAAAATGCTCCCAACGGCGATCGCGAAGGGAAGGAAACCCGCTGGCTCCAAGATCTGGGCCTGTCCCCTGATCAGCTCCAGCAGCTGCAAAGCATTCGCGGCCAGTATCGAGAGCCCCTCCAGGCCAAGCGCACCGCCCTGCGACAAGCCCAGGACGAGCTGCGAACGCGGATGACGGGGGACGCCTCCGATGACGAAATTCGTCGCCAGTTTCAAGAAGTCCAGCGCCTGCGCCAGGAAATGGCCGAGCTGCGCTTCGAGAGCATGCTGGCTGCCCGCAAAATCATGACCGACGAGCAGCGCGATCGCTTTGCTGCCAAGATGCAGGAGCACTCCCGCAACAAGAAAGGCCCCCGCCAAGGACAGCAGGGCATGGGCCGAGGCAGAGGTCGAGGCATGGGGAACCCGGGAAACACCCCTTAG
- a CDS encoding YqiA/YcfP family alpha/beta fold hydrolase yields the protein MAHSQSSPECYLYLHGFASSPNSAKARELGDRFQDLGIALEIPDLNQDDFSHLSLSRQLAQVEALLPDRPVTVIGSSFGGLTAAWLAERNPQIQRLVLLAPAFQFLAHWLPRLGSEQLLRWQQEQYMAVYHYAAQTELPLQYGFVTDLAEYHDGDLGRSLPTLILHGVHDDVIPVQASRDYAEQRPWVKLIELESDHSLATVSDRIWQEIQAFCELPLL from the coding sequence ATGGCGCATTCACAGTCATCGCCGGAATGCTACCTCTACCTGCACGGCTTTGCTTCGAGCCCCAACTCTGCGAAAGCGCGGGAATTGGGCGATCGCTTTCAAGATCTCGGAATCGCGCTGGAGATCCCCGATCTCAATCAAGACGACTTTAGCCATCTGAGCCTAAGTCGCCAGCTAGCCCAAGTGGAAGCGCTGCTGCCGGATCGCCCTGTGACGGTGATCGGCTCTAGCTTTGGCGGGCTGACCGCCGCTTGGCTGGCGGAGCGCAATCCTCAGATCCAGCGGCTCGTGCTGCTAGCGCCGGCGTTTCAGTTTTTGGCCCACTGGCTGCCGCGCCTCGGGTCAGAGCAGCTGCTGCGCTGGCAGCAGGAGCAGTACATGGCGGTCTATCACTACGCGGCCCAGACGGAGCTGCCCTTGCAGTATGGCTTTGTGACAGATCTGGCGGAGTACCACGATGGGGATCTGGGGCGATCGCTGCCGACCTTGATTCTGCACGGCGTGCACGATGACGTGATTCCGGTGCAGGCCAGCCGGGACTACGCCGAGCAGCGACCCTGGGTAAAGCTGATCGAGCTCGAGAGCGACCACTCCCTGGCCACTGTCAGCGATCGCATCTGGCAAGAAATTCAGGCCTTTTGCGAGCTGCCATTGCTTTAG
- a CDS encoding sigma-70 family RNA polymerase sigma factor, with product MVPDGPTQPASTENAAALTDAVLVQRCRVGDRQAFRFLYQRYQKRVRSTLYQLCGATTLDDLVQEVFLRVWRGLPALKRADQLSTWIYRITWNVAADQRRSFAQQRSRQQTLWQQAVPESTTDLGLTHLHYQDLVQQGLATLSFEHRTVLVLHDLEEIPQRQIAEALGIPTGTVKSRLFHARAAMRRFLEQAGVQI from the coding sequence GTGGTGCCAGACGGCCCAACTCAACCCGCATCCACGGAGAACGCCGCCGCGCTTACCGATGCAGTCCTTGTCCAGCGCTGTCGAGTGGGCGATCGCCAGGCGTTCCGGTTCCTCTATCAGCGCTACCAAAAACGGGTGCGCTCTACGCTCTATCAACTGTGTGGGGCCACGACGCTGGATGACTTGGTTCAAGAGGTGTTTTTGCGGGTCTGGCGGGGGCTGCCTGCCCTCAAACGGGCAGACCAGCTCTCGACCTGGATCTATCGAATCACCTGGAATGTTGCAGCAGACCAGAGACGCAGCTTTGCTCAGCAGCGATCGCGGCAGCAGACACTCTGGCAGCAAGCAGTTCCAGAATCAACCACCGACCTGGGCCTGACGCATTTGCACTACCAGGATCTGGTGCAACAAGGCCTTGCCACCCTGAGCTTCGAGCACCGGACCGTTTTGGTGCTGCATGACCTCGAAGAAATCCCCCAGCGACAAATTGCTGAAGCGTTGGGCATTCCCACAGGTACCGTCAAGTCGCGCCTGTTTCACGCCCGCGCGGCAATGCGACGCTTTTTGGAGCAAGCGGGAGTACAGATATGA
- a CDS encoding GNAT family N-acetyltransferase yields MDSLSFSASDDFSQQPGSLKPATSVVVRLAEARDVKELSQLLTLSFYSSEGMMQWLLPLIGMGIAEDVRSRLRSPSPHYACFVAVQPATLSPQTAPEIVGTIEMTVRPDSPWQFRQGQHVYLSNVAVREDQRRRGIAQQMLAACEQKALEWGFRDLYLHVLENNQRARRLYFRAGYRLRRIEFSITALLLGRPQRYLLHKRLPN; encoded by the coding sequence GTGGACTCCCTTTCCTTTTCAGCCTCTGATGACTTTTCTCAGCAGCCGGGCTCGCTCAAGCCTGCTACTTCGGTTGTGGTTCGCTTGGCCGAGGCTCGCGATGTCAAAGAACTGTCCCAGCTGCTGACCCTTAGCTTTTACTCCTCAGAAGGCATGATGCAATGGCTGCTGCCGCTGATTGGTATGGGCATTGCGGAGGATGTGCGAAGCCGCTTGCGATCGCCCAGCCCTCACTATGCCTGCTTTGTAGCGGTCCAGCCAGCAACTTTGAGTCCCCAGACAGCCCCCGAAATCGTGGGAACCATCGAAATGACGGTCCGCCCCGATTCGCCGTGGCAGTTTCGGCAAGGCCAGCACGTCTACCTCTCTAATGTCGCTGTTCGCGAAGACCAGCGCCGCCGGGGCATTGCTCAGCAAATGCTCGCCGCCTGCGAACAAAAAGCGCTGGAATGGGGCTTTCGGGATCTCTACCTCCACGTCCTCGAAAACAACCAGCGAGCAAGACGATTGTATTTTCGAGCGGGCTACCGCCTGCGGCGCATAGAATTTAGCATCACAGCCCTTTTGTTGGGCCGTCCCCAGCGCTACTTGCTTCACAAGCGCTTGCCAAACTAG